The Bdellovibrionales bacterium DNA segment TTTATATTATATCCGGTTGTGCATAATGTAAAGACCTTTTTGAGAAAAAATAGGAAATAGGGTAAAAAATAAACCGCCCAACCGAAACGGCGGGCGATCTACCACATAAGAAGGTTTGCATGAAAGAAGGGGAAAACAGTAAACGGGTTACGTTTACTATAGCACGCCGCCCTATGCCGCACAACGAAAAAAAGCGCTCTCGCGCTCTTTCCGGTTCGGGCTATGCCCGACACCCTGCCCCCGTTGCCCTTCAATCAAAAACAACGCGGGAAGGTTCGTCTAACGGCTTTGTCTGTTGGTCGATTGACAAGTTTGTTTTGGTGTGAGTAAAACATTGTTTGCCAAACGTGCTAACTTCAAGCGTGTCGCGTGACCGGTTATCCCACGGCCACGCCATTATGTTGTTGTATTCCGTCGGCTGATGCCCATAAAGGACGACCTAACGGCTTGTTATTATCGTAGCAAAGTGGGCGAACGGACGCAATAGGATTATTGGACGAGAAACTTTTTGTGTTGCTCGCGCTTCTTTTCTTGTGTGAGCTGCGCATAGATTTGCGTTGTGGCAGGGTTGGAATGTCCTAGCAACGCTTGTACTGCCGTGATGTCCGCCCCATTATTCAATGTTAACGTAGCGAACGTGTGACGCAACGTATGCGGCGTGACGCGTTTTTCTAGTCCGGCCTGCTGTGCGAGCAGCGTGATTTCACGTTGAATCGAACGTTTCGAAAGTCTGCCATGAGGTTTCCGCTCCGAAACCATCAACGCGTCATTGTCATCCGTCCGACTTCTTAAATATTTCTCCAAATGGTACATGGCTTTATAACTGAAATACACTTCCCGTTCTTTGTCACCCTTCCCGATCACCTTACAACTTTTAGCGTGATAGTCGATGTCGTTCCGGTTCAACTGCTGAATTTCCGCCAAACGGCAGCCAGTAGCGTACAGGATTTCTAAGAAGGCGCGCTGTCGATTCGTCTTACACGACTCGCGTAGCAGTTCCAATTCTTCAATGCTCAACGATTTCGGTAATCTTTTTTCTTTTTTAGGCGTCTTTAGTTTCTTGGCCGGGTCGCGCATCAAATAGTCTTCCGCCGTCAACCATCCAAAAAACGACTTAAATACGGTTAGCTTTCTGCCTAGCGAGCTCATTTTCAAATGCGGAAACGTTCCCATGTGGTTGCGAATGTCTGCGGTCGTAATGTCGTCTGTCCGCTTCTTGATATGTTGGGCGAACACGTTTAAGTCGCGTTGATAACCCTCTAACGTGGCAGCAGCCAAACCCTCTAACTTCTTGGCCGATAGGAACAAGGTTATTTTATCGTCTAAATCTGGGTGCACTTCATCTTCTTGAACAGACGTCACGTTGTACCGTGTCACAATCTTAGATAGTTCGGATTTTGCTTCATCCGTTTTTACATCGGTCAACGTAGAAATGTACGCTACGATTTCCGAAATGATTTGTTCATTTGCTGTTTGCAATCCATTCCCCTCACTTTCAAAAGTTATATAACTTAGCTATAACTTAGCAGGGAAAATAGTTATTGTCAATATAACTTGTATAACTTATGATGTTTTTAGGAGGGATGTATATGGCCGTCGATAAAACAAAAAACGAGCAGTTGTTAA contains these protein-coding regions:
- a CDS encoding tyrosine-type recombinase/integrase; protein product: MQTANEQIISEIVAYISTLTDVKTDEAKSELSKIVTRYNVTSVQEDEVHPDLDDKITLFLSAKKLEGLAAATLEGYQRDLNVFAQHIKKRTDDITTADIRNHMGTFPHLKMSSLGRKLTVFKSFFGWLTAEDYLMRDPAKKLKTPKKEKRLPKSLSIEELELLRESCKTNRQRAFLEILYATGCRLAEIQQLNRNDIDYHAKSCKVIGKGDKEREVYFSYKAMYHLEKYLRSRTDDNDALMVSERKPHGRLSKRSIQREITLLAQQAGLEKRVTPHTLRHTFATLTLNNGADITAVQALLGHSNPATTQIYAQLTQEKKREQHKKFLVQ